The following proteins are co-located in the Cydia fagiglandana chromosome 2, ilCydFagi1.1, whole genome shotgun sequence genome:
- the LOC134671932 gene encoding uncharacterized protein LOC134671932, giving the protein QIILSLAACITAESWLSRSTAATDAQIRFAIENKYDHTGPGAEGPEYAYKTYQNLDDAILAYMSDPDTQLPEYEKARAIQKFTRPVIYPPSNSINNVDPIPRYQPKTVDEYTGYKPPQSQKQNIPEYANKPQSIINHDLHTDFKGWRPFQFVKPKKPIDESTYYKPTPSEAGLNNYLNGNKFGFETFNGDVRPVPVHGNSPASLAEPAQEEYDPHPQYSFSYGVHDKGTGDSKSAHETRDGGTVRGYYTFMDADGKQRTVHYTADDKLGFRAKVQRTHRNSQ; this is encoded by the exons CAGATAATTCTGTCACTAGCGGCGTGCATCACTGCAGAAAGCTGGTTATCAAGAAGCACAGCGGCCACCGACGCCCAAATTCGCTTTGCGATAGAAAACAAATACGATCACACAGGCCCCGGAGCAGAGGGGCCTGAATATGCGTACAAAACCTACCAAAATTTAGATGACGCTATACTAGCGTACATGAGCGACCCAGACACACAACTACCAGAATATGAAAAAGCCAGAGCGATTCAAAAATTCACACGGCCTGTTATCTATCCTCCATCCAACAGCATTAATAATGTCGACCCTATTCCTAGATATCAACCAAAGACTGTCGATGAATACACTGGTTATAAACCCCCGCAAAGCCAAAAACAAAACATCCCAGAATACGCTAATAAGCCTCAAAGTATAATAAACCATGACCTTCACACCGACTTCAAAGGCTGGAGACCTTTCCAGTTTGTAAAACCCAAAAAGCCTATTGACGAATCTACATACTATAAACCCACGCCAAGTGAAGCTGGCTTGAACAATTACCTAAATGGGAACAAGTTTGGTTTTGAAACATTCAACGGTGATGTCCGTCCGGTGCCAGTGCATGGGAACTCGCCAGCAAGTTTAGCAGAACCTGCGCAAGAGGAGTACGACCCACATCCCCAATATTCCTTCTCTTACGGAGTTCAT GACAAAGGCACGGGTGACTCCAAGTCAGCTCACGAGACGCGTGACGGCGGCACCGTGCGCGGTTACTATACTTTCATGGACGCGGATGGCAAGCAGCGCACTGTACACTACACCGCTGATGATAAGCTAGGATTCAGAGCCAAAGTGCAGCGCACTCACAGAAACTCACAATAG